The following are from one region of the Elgaria multicarinata webbii isolate HBS135686 ecotype San Diego chromosome 13, rElgMul1.1.pri, whole genome shotgun sequence genome:
- the LOC134407734 gene encoding FXYD domain-containing ion transport regulator 7-like, with amino-acid sequence MATPAAPLHDANSHMDPFTYDYDTLRMVGLTLAIVMFVLGIVIALSKKFRCKKSDPSLSDPRSAGKTPTPAGSV; translated from the exons atggctaCCCCCGCGGCGCCCCTTCATG ATGCCAACAGCCACATGGACCCCTTCACTTATG ACTATGACACGTTGCGCATGGTGGGGCTTACCTTGGCTATCGTCATGTTCGTGCTGGGAATTGTGATAGCGCTGA gTAAAAAATTCAGGTGCAAAAAATCTGACCCCAG CCTCTCAGACCCTCGGTCAGCAGGCAAGACTCCCA ctCCAGCCGGCAGTGTGTAG